From Calditrichota bacterium, one genomic window encodes:
- a CDS encoding diguanylate cyclase, with the protein MADIIRYRGYQYFEAERGIEGIRLAKKVIPDLIIIDLRLPDMEGYEVTTLLKSIDELKDKPIIALTAESKKNVKELTLAAGCDGFIHKPINVNEFLFKIEEYLSGRRDRLAENQQQQFLQKYNVELVQKLSKKIIQLETINEDLYNVNKELSKSKDELGRYNDRLFYLNNLANFLRKRQNPEEVLKILPQKTIEGFKVKRCIIFKVEVASNQLIPIYYAGIELKRFKYKKFQLNTRLFETIRQKGGLVWIRNTADIMEYELEKFSKSLKTSSFILSKLNDLGARADSTQVLKSVTDLDQQKELPDKYILFIDKGTDGSPVETYEVRILKSFIQTVGTIYENMLLYHHLLETYKIREQQAVTDELTKVYNYRYLMRELEREVNRAQRFKMPFSIIMIDIDHFKNYNDINGHQMGDALLKKFSKLLKENTRKTDTIARYGGEEFLIVLPGVKKNRGIEIADKLQSKVEQKVFPNQKKQPLGNLTISSGLVSFPEDGETTKALLKNVDKALYKAKNKGRNRLIVFGK; encoded by the coding sequence AAAAGGTAATTCCTGATCTTATTATTATTGATTTAAGATTGCCGGATATGGAAGGATATGAAGTAACGACCCTGTTAAAATCGATCGATGAGTTAAAAGACAAACCCATTATAGCTCTTACAGCCGAATCAAAAAAAAATGTTAAAGAATTAACGCTTGCCGCCGGCTGCGATGGTTTTATACACAAACCAATCAACGTTAATGAGTTTTTATTCAAAATTGAAGAATATCTTTCAGGGCGAAGGGATCGTTTAGCAGAAAACCAACAGCAACAGTTTTTACAAAAATACAATGTTGAATTAGTTCAAAAATTATCCAAAAAAATTATTCAGCTGGAAACCATTAATGAAGATCTGTATAACGTCAACAAAGAATTGTCAAAATCTAAAGATGAACTTGGCAGATATAATGACCGGCTTTTTTATTTAAATAATCTGGCAAATTTTCTACGCAAAAGACAAAATCCCGAAGAAGTTTTAAAGATATTGCCTCAAAAAACCATCGAAGGGTTCAAAGTAAAGCGATGCATAATCTTTAAAGTTGAAGTCGCATCAAATCAACTTATCCCAATCTATTACGCCGGTATCGAGCTAAAGCGGTTTAAATATAAAAAATTTCAGCTTAATACAAGGCTGTTCGAAACTATTCGGCAAAAAGGTGGTTTAGTTTGGATTAGAAATACTGCTGACATAATGGAATATGAACTGGAAAAATTTTCCAAGAGCTTAAAAACATCGTCATTTATTTTAAGCAAGTTAAATGATCTTGGAGCCAGGGCTGATTCAACGCAAGTTTTAAAATCTGTGACCGATTTAGACCAGCAAAAAGAACTTCCTGATAAATACATATTATTTATTGATAAAGGGACTGATGGTTCCCCGGTTGAAACGTACGAAGTCCGGATTCTAAAATCCTTTATTCAAACAGTGGGTACTATTTATGAAAACATGCTTCTCTACCATCACCTGCTTGAGACGTATAAAATCCGAGAACAACAGGCTGTGACTGATGAATTAACAAAAGTTTATAATTACCGCTATTTAATGCGCGAACTGGAGAGAGAAGTAAATCGTGCCCAGCGTTTCAAAATGCCATTTTCAATTATAATGATCGATATTGACCATTTTAAAAATTACAATGATATTAATGGTCACCAAATGGGTGATGCCCTTCTAAAGAAATTTAGCAAGCTTTTAAAGGAGAATACGCGCAAAACAGATACAATTGCCAGATATGGTGGTGAAGAGTTTTTAATAGTACTGCCTGGAGTGAAAAAAAACAGAGGTATTGAGATTGCAGATAAATTACAATCAAAAGTTGAACAGAAAGTTTTTCCAAATCAGAAAAAACAACCTCTGGGTAATTTAACTATAAGTTCTGGCCTGGTATCTTTTCCTGAAGATGGCGAAACTACAAAAGCCTTGCTGAAGAATGTTGACAAAGCCCTTTATAAAGCAAAAAACAAGGGCCGTAACAGGCTGATAGTATTTGGAAAATAG
- a CDS encoding lysophospholipid acyltransferase family protein, with the protein MDRIQYYLLKSLYSLFTILPFGFVEKIANIFAFILQNFIGYRRRVIRENLKKVYGDNLPFDEKLLVKNIYRNFTYLWFEVLQTKKINIKNIDRHFTSHNLELIEKTLAKEQGALLMTGHLGNFEWFSIYLGLKKVPFAAIAKRIKNRYIDDFMHKNRERNGCTVIYTKSAMREGLKFLRSNKCVAIAGDQDARKKGIFVDFLGQPSSTAVGPAIFQLRSGSHMLFMAAIRTSYAHFDIFFEEIKIPEGLKVSDESILEITQLHTSALDKWIRKYPDQWFWMHKRWKSKPKEIEK; encoded by the coding sequence ATGGACAGAATACAATATTATCTTTTAAAGAGCCTTTATAGCCTTTTTACTATCCTTCCTTTTGGGTTTGTTGAAAAAATTGCTAACATCTTTGCATTCATTTTACAGAACTTTATCGGTTACAGGCGCAGGGTAATCCGTGAAAACCTGAAAAAAGTTTATGGAGATAATTTACCCTTTGATGAAAAACTATTGGTGAAAAATATTTACCGTAACTTCACCTATCTGTGGTTTGAGGTTTTACAGACAAAAAAGATAAATATTAAAAATATTGACAGACATTTTACATCTCATAACCTGGAGCTGATAGAGAAAACACTGGCCAAAGAACAAGGTGCTCTTTTAATGACGGGGCATTTGGGCAACTTTGAGTGGTTTTCAATTTACCTTGGCCTAAAAAAAGTTCCTTTTGCTGCAATTGCTAAAAGAATTAAAAACAGGTATATAGATGATTTTATGCACAAAAATCGTGAACGGAATGGTTGTACAGTTATTTATACCAAATCGGCAATGCGGGAAGGATTGAAATTCTTAAGGTCGAATAAGTGTGTTGCGATTGCGGGTGATCAGGATGCACGAAAAAAAGGCATATTTGTGGATTTCCTTGGTCAACCATCATCAACGGCCGTTGGGCCTGCTATTTTTCAACTAAGGAGCGGATCGCACATGTTGTTTATGGCAGCAATTCGCACTAGTTATGCGCATTTTGATATATTTTTTGAGGAGATTAAAATTCCTGAAGGTTTAAAAGTCTCAGATGAATCGATCCTGGAAATTACTCAACTTCATACTTCTGCACTGGATAAGTGGATTCGGAAATATCCTGACCAATGGTTTTGGATGCATAAACGATGGAAATCTAAGCCAAAGGAGATTGAAAAGTAG
- the aroF gene encoding 3-deoxy-7-phosphoheptulonate synthase, which produces MSNIKIGFQGEKGAYSEKAIDHLYHDREVENVPFRTSYAVVDALKKELIDYGLLPIDNSIIGNISHTYDLLVENKLTILKEVIIPINHSLIVYPDVTKDRIKKIYSHPAAISQCEVFLRGYPDTEIIPTYDTAGSAKMIANKKLIDTAAIASVESAELYGLDVLSQKIEDYPHNQTRFVLITNEDIQLANDKIAPWKVTAVFNTLDQSGMLFKCLGVFEKHNLNMTMLTSRPHKTEPWKYNFFVEIDGHADDPHIDAAFEEIKSMVGFLHVLGSYHHYQADEDFESTSESGGKVVSNEKAPLYSLARKPEQTIVEVNDIKIGGDEFIIMAGPCSVEGRHQMIESTKIVAENGAQILRGGAFKPRTSPYSFQGLGEEGLRLLKEAGEKYNMPIITEVISPDDVALVADYADMLQIGARNMQNFVLLQEVGKTQKPILLKRGLMSTVKELLMSAEYILAKGNPNVILCERGIRTFETATRNTLDISAVPLLKEKTHLPVIVDPSHATGIATLIEPISKASLAVGADGIMVEVHFNPPTALSDAEQALTEKQFKSLTGALNKMKK; this is translated from the coding sequence ATGAGCAATATTAAAATTGGGTTTCAAGGGGAAAAAGGTGCTTACAGTGAAAAAGCCATTGATCATTTATATCATGACCGCGAGGTAGAGAATGTGCCTTTCAGGACATCTTATGCCGTTGTAGATGCATTAAAAAAAGAGCTAATTGATTATGGGCTGTTGCCAATTGATAACTCTATTATTGGAAATATTTCCCATACATATGATTTGTTAGTAGAAAATAAACTTACAATTCTCAAAGAGGTAATAATTCCAATCAATCATAGTTTGATTGTTTATCCGGATGTTACAAAAGATAGAATTAAAAAAATCTATTCCCATCCAGCAGCTATCTCACAATGCGAAGTTTTTTTACGCGGTTACCCGGATACAGAAATTATCCCAACATATGATACAGCCGGTAGTGCTAAAATGATTGCTAATAAGAAATTGATAGACACAGCTGCCATTGCCAGTGTTGAATCAGCAGAACTCTATGGTTTGGATGTTCTTTCACAAAAAATTGAAGACTATCCGCATAATCAGACACGTTTTGTCCTTATTACAAATGAAGATATTCAGCTGGCAAATGATAAAATTGCACCGTGGAAAGTTACCGCTGTTTTCAATACGCTGGATCAATCTGGGATGCTTTTTAAATGTCTAGGTGTTTTTGAAAAACATAATCTGAATATGACAATGCTGACATCACGTCCTCATAAAACTGAGCCTTGGAAATATAACTTTTTTGTAGAAATTGATGGCCACGCTGATGATCCGCACATAGACGCGGCATTTGAGGAGATAAAGTCAATGGTCGGGTTTTTGCATGTTTTAGGCTCATATCACCATTATCAGGCGGATGAGGACTTTGAGAGTACATCTGAATCCGGCGGAAAAGTTGTTTCAAATGAGAAAGCACCGCTTTATAGTTTAGCAAGAAAACCGGAACAAACGATAGTAGAAGTGAACGATATAAAAATTGGCGGGGATGAGTTTATAATTATGGCAGGCCCGTGTAGTGTAGAAGGGCGCCATCAAATGATAGAATCAACAAAAATTGTTGCCGAAAATGGTGCTCAAATATTGCGAGGCGGTGCTTTTAAACCACGAACAAGTCCATACAGCTTTCAGGGACTGGGTGAAGAAGGGCTGCGTTTGTTAAAAGAAGCCGGTGAAAAATATAATATGCCAATCATTACCGAAGTTATTTCCCCGGATGATGTTGCTTTGGTTGCTGACTATGCCGACATGCTTCAAATAGGCGCCAGAAATATGCAAAACTTTGTTTTACTGCAAGAAGTTGGTAAAACCCAAAAACCAATCTTGCTGAAAAGAGGGTTAATGTCCACAGTTAAAGAATTGTTAATGTCCGCTGAATATATTCTGGCTAAGGGAAATCCAAATGTAATTTTATGTGAACGGGGTATTAGAACATTTGAAACAGCAACACGAAATACATTGGATATTAGTGCCGTGCCTTTATTAAAAGAAAAAACACATTTACCTGTTATTGTTGATCCAAGCCATGCAACAGGAATTGCCACTTTGATTGAGCCAATTTCAAAAGCTTCGTTAGCTGTGGGAGCTGACGGGATTATGGTTGAGGTTCATTTTAATCCTCCAACAGCATTAAGTGATGCTGAACAGGCCTTAACAGAAAAGCAATTTAAAAGCTTAACCGGGGCATTAAATAAAATGAAAAAGTAA
- a CDS encoding ROK family protein: MTMKTVMLGIDIGGTNTVFGFVQKNGNVIAEFSIPTKAKKPADELIKRIKINVNDFFTKNADKYKLKGIGVGAPNANYYTGMIESPPNLKWGTFNLAKAIEKQFKKPVKITNDANASALGELLFGAGKGMKNFIIITLGTGLGSGIIIDGKLLYGKNGFAGELGHVCIDFHGRHCGCGKRGCLECYVSAPGIVRSAIELSAKRVSNSKIREIPTEELSAKKLTEIAKKGDKVALETFDYTARLLGVSLANVAMTIGPEAFIICGGLAKSGDLLLKKTKEYMESHLIKNFKNQIKILPTGISNGNSAVIGAAALAWNEFLEV; this comes from the coding sequence ATCACGATGAAAACTGTAATGCTTGGAATTGACATAGGTGGGACAAACACCGTTTTTGGATTTGTACAAAAAAACGGCAATGTAATTGCTGAGTTTTCAATCCCAACCAAAGCGAAGAAGCCGGCAGATGAATTAATTAAACGCATAAAAATAAATGTAAACGATTTTTTCACTAAAAATGCAGACAAATATAAATTAAAGGGGATAGGTGTAGGAGCGCCAAATGCGAACTATTACACTGGTATGATCGAAAGTCCTCCAAATTTGAAATGGGGTACGTTTAATCTTGCAAAGGCAATAGAAAAACAATTTAAAAAACCCGTTAAAATTACCAATGATGCCAATGCAAGTGCATTAGGAGAGCTACTTTTTGGTGCTGGCAAAGGTATGAAAAACTTTATTATCATCACACTTGGCACTGGTCTTGGAAGCGGGATAATTATTGATGGTAAGTTGCTTTATGGAAAAAATGGATTTGCCGGAGAACTTGGCCATGTTTGTATAGACTTTCATGGGCGTCATTGCGGATGTGGAAAACGCGGTTGCCTGGAATGCTATGTTTCTGCACCAGGTATTGTGAGATCGGCGATAGAACTATCTGCAAAAAGAGTTAGTAATTCAAAAATCAGGGAAATACCAACAGAAGAACTTTCTGCTAAAAAGCTGACTGAAATTGCTAAAAAAGGTGATAAAGTAGCTCTTGAAACTTTTGACTACACAGCACGCCTGTTAGGTGTAAGCCTGGCAAATGTAGCAATGACCATCGGACCAGAAGCATTTATTATTTGCGGCGGATTGGCAAAATCGGGTGATTTATTATTGAAAAAAACCAAAGAATATATGGAATCTCACTTAATTAAAAATTTTAAAAATCAAATCAAAATTCTTCCAACAGGAATAAGCAACGGAAACTCTGCTGTAATTGGTGCAGCTGCCCTGGCATGGAACGAATTTTTAGAAGTATAA
- a CDS encoding NUDIX hydrolase: MLNKHFPQVAVGAIIFKDEKILLVKRANAPAKGVWAVPGGKIKPGESMKNALKREILEETNLEIEVGEAVLVFDVIEYGENAELLFHYVIIDFECTVTGGSIKAGDDAADVRWVSEEEVGELKMSEKTKELLKNKYSFGL; this comes from the coding sequence ATGCTAAATAAACATTTCCCACAGGTTGCTGTTGGTGCAATCATTTTTAAAGATGAAAAGATTTTACTTGTTAAGCGGGCCAATGCTCCGGCAAAAGGTGTGTGGGCTGTTCCGGGTGGAAAAATAAAACCAGGCGAATCCATGAAGAATGCCCTAAAACGTGAAATCCTGGAAGAAACAAATCTTGAAATAGAAGTGGGTGAAGCCGTTTTAGTTTTTGATGTTATTGAGTATGGAGAAAATGCAGAATTATTATTTCATTATGTGATTATTGATTTTGAATGCACAGTAACTGGTGGATCAATAAAAGCCGGGGATGATGCAGCGGATGTTCGTTGGGTTTCTGAAGAAGAAGTGGGTGAATTAAAGATGAGTGAAAAGACCAAAGAACTGTTGAAAAATAAATATAGTTTTGGTTTATAG